The Budorcas taxicolor isolate Tak-1 chromosome 2, Takin1.1, whole genome shotgun sequence nucleotide sequence GGACTCCCAAATTCCCGAGAGGAGCACACCACCAGGGTTACAGTGAAAACCATTAGGAAAGCTGCAATCAACTGCAGAAATTCATCTCTCAGATGCAAAGAGGCAATATGGTGTAGAGATGAAATACACAGATTaacctgcattcagatgctggCCCATCAGCTTCCGGTGCTATGACCGTGGCCAAGTCCCCCTACCCGTCTatacctcatctgtaaagtgggcacaATAACATCCTCTTCACTGGGTTGTTAGAAGGGCtctaatgagaaaatatatacaaaaccCCTAGCAAGGGTGAGGAACAGTTAGCGAGCAGTAACTTAACACAAAGCACATGCCTGAGTTAGTGGTGATGTTGTCCCAGCCACTGTCGCTAACCCTTGGGAGAAGGGGCTCCATCCCTCTCAGCGACAGCTGAGGATGGAAAAAGCAACCGAGGCAGGAATGACTGTTAAGCTAAGTCAGTGTCCCGAAGCCCTCTTGACCACCACAAGTTGAGCTCCTCGATTCCCCAGGGCTGGGTTGACCTCACTgtaaaactgtaagaaataagaCCACCGAAAGCACACCGAATCAAAGCTGAATTTGTTTGCTTGGCGAGGACCAGCTGCAGAATTCAGGTGTGAAGTTGTGTGTCTACTTCTAAGCTGAAATAGAAAGGTCTAAACTTGGGGTGCACAAGTAGATGGAGGTTCAGCAAAAAGGTGAGATTCCGAATTCAGATCCTTGGCTGGCCTATTGGGTGGACATTAACTCTCGGCCATGGTCTATTTCTAGGGCCTTATCACCAAATCTGGGGTTCCAGGGGGCTTGAGGTCATTCCTCAGCACAGTCACAATTAAGGTTTCTCTGTAGCATCTGTACAGCTAGAGCCACCGTGGCAAACAAGAGTGGCAGCGTGGGCTTTCACACACTGGGGACGCGACCTACCTACAAGTCCCGGCCTCTACCAGCCAACGTTTAGCtgcagccctggtggctcagacagtaaagaatctgcctgaagtggacccagatttgatccctgggttgggcagatcccctggagaacagaatggctatccactcccatatccttgcctggagaatcccatggacagaggagccaggcaggctaccatccgtggggtcgcaaagagtcaggcaccactgagTAACTATCCCTTCTTCACAAGGCAAGCGCCCTGCTTCTGATGGCACCCCTGCCCACTGCATCAGTTCATCCCAGACCCAGCTTTCCCTAGTGTAGGGCTCTCCCCTGGTTATTACTCACTTTATTTGAGTGTAGAGCTTCCATTATAACACTGTTTACTTGAGGGTCGGTGGGGAGCTTCCACAACTGGGGTCACCCGAAGGGGCCTCCCCAGCCCAGTCTCTCTGCAATTCTGGGCTCCATCTGTGTTCCTGAGTCATCCCCGAGGTTGCACACAGGTACATCCAGTCCCCTTCGCATCTCGTCTCTTTCTCCCAAATTCTTCCATGAATTCATTggcttaatatattttatttctcctaGCTGAATATAATGCATTCCTCTCTCCCAACAAAGTGAATTCCCCTTATGATCAATTCTCACCAGCAGATATTATGACTGAAGTGAAAATTATTCATGAAAAACACTGATTTCTAAATCACGCTGCTTTCCAGAAGAGCcatgcatatttttttaaagggttttttaatgattttatttattttatattattgctggctgtgctgggtctccgttgctgggTGAGGTTTCTCTTTGTTAgtggtgtatgggcttctcaGCACGGGGACTCTCTTGTATTGGAGGGAAAGTTCTATGGGgcgtgggtttcagtagttgctacacgtgggctctgtagttgtggctcccgggtgcgatagctgtggcgcatgggcttagctgctcctcggcaCGCAggaacttcctggaccagggattgaaccagtgtctcctgcactggcgggtggattctttaccactgagccaccaggaaagcccccacgCATACTGTTTAATGTGTGGATTCTCTATGGGCTGTGGTGGGAgtcgggggtggtggggggagtgtCTTCCTACTATCGAATGTGAAcccagagacagagagcagagcCAGGCTGCCCTGGGTTAGCATCCTGCTCCTCTGGTTACCAGCTACTATGACCTGGAACAAGTTCCTGAAGCTCAGTGTGTTCATCCctaaaatggagattaaaaacaGCATTTATGGTTCCGATACTGGTTTCTTAGTTTTCATACATACACCACGATGAGAGGATACTGAATGGGGAGGTGTATGAGACTTCTTTGTATGATCTTGGCAACTTTTCTCTACATCAAgaataaaccaaaatgaaaagattGTTTTAAACAGAATATCTCATGGAAAGGGAGGAGTCAGTGGGTCTCTACATGAAAAGATCCTTGGTAATCAGTTACCAATTCTCATTATGCTTCCAATAGCCACAGTGGTTGTTGTTACTTTATTATCCAAGGTCACTGTTTTGGCCCAGGCAGAGCAGAGGTGCCAGGCCTGCAGCCCACTGGACTCCCCTGAGATTCACGTCCTCTCCCTGTGGCTGGGCTCCTTGGCAGGTGTGGCTCCAGCTGAGGGCGACATGCTGGACCTGAACAAGATGGTCAAACAAGTGACAGGGAAGACCCCCATCTTCTTCTATTCGTCCTACGGCTGCTACTGCGGAATTGGTGGCCAAGGCCAACCCAGAGATGCCACAGACTGGTAATTCCTCCCAACCGTGCTCTGCCTCTACCCAGGGACCCTCCTCTCTCGTCTCCTGTTTCCTCTCCACCCATTTATTCATCTGGTaccatgtgctgttgaagcctaggcTGAAGAGGTTGGTCATTACCTTGCCAGcacgtgaaatgagcacagttatacagtagtttgaacattctttggcattgcctttctttgggatcagaatggaACCTGACTTTttcagtcccgtggccactgctgttttccaaatttccctggcttattgagtgtagcacttttacagcaccatcttttaggatttgaaagagctcaactggaattccatcacttccaataGCTTTCTTCcttgtaatgcttcctaaggcctacttgacttcacataacaggatgtctggctgttggtgagtgaccacactatggtggttatccaggttattaagtccttttttgtatagttcttctgtgtattcttgccacgtcttcttaatctcttccactgctgttaggtctataccatttctgtcctttactgtgcatGAAATATCCCCCTGGTAGCTCCAGTTTtgttgatgagatctctagtccttcccattctactgtctccctctatatctttgcattgatcagtgagaaagtctttcttatctctccttgctcttccctggaactctgcattgattTGGatatctctttccctttctcttctgtctttcacttctcttcttttctcagctatttctaaggtattctcagacaactattttactttcttaggtatctttttctttgggatgattttggttaCCACCTCCTGGACAACGTTCCAAACCTCAGTCCATAAGTTGTTCTtcaaggcactctgtctatcagatctaatcccttgaatctattaatcacctccactgtataatcataagggatttgatttagttcttacctgaatggtctcatgTTCTTCCCTGCTAGGAACTCTGCTGAGCTCTGATCCAGCCTCAGCCCTTCTGGAGGGTTCCCCAGAGTTTCTGAAGTCTGCCTTGCACTATCCACCTCAAACTAGTTAGAAGAGCCACAAACACTTCCCATTGCCATTAAacgttgttttgtttttttttttttcaaagtcccACTTCTTTTTGCCATGGTCTCACTTGGTTTTCATAGCAACCCAGGGATCTGCCAGAGGAGGGATGAGAGCCAGCCTGGCCCGAGGTCAGCACCCTCACCCACCACATACAGGCTGTATGATCCTGGGCCAGTGGCCTGACTgcccagagcctcagtttcctcatttgtgaaatgaggaTAATGCTAGTACCTCTATCTTTAAGCGGCCAAAAGGATTAAGAGAGAATTCCTAGGTAGAGCAAGTTCCTGGTACATAGGAGGGAatcttccttcatagctcagacggcaaagaatctgcctgcaatgcaggagacctgggtttgatccctgggtcaggaagatcccctggagaaggaaatggcaagccactccagtattcttgcctggagagtcacatggacagaggagcctggcaggctacagtccatggggtcgcaaagagtcagacacgacttagagactaaaccatcACCTGGTACACAGGAAGCACTCGAGAACTTTTAGCTAGAAAGAAGACTAGACCCTGCAGGCCTTGACTTCCAAGGCGGACACACAGTTTCTGCTCTGGGGCAGGGGCAACCTGAGACTCAAGCCAGCCAAGGACTCACCCTCCTCCTGTCCTCTCCTGCCAGGTGCTGCCACGAACACGACTGCTGCTATGGTAACCTGACACACCGCAACTGTGACTACCGCTATGACCACTATGACTACACCTTTTTCCGGGGGAACGTCCAGTGTTGTGAGTGCCTGGGCCTCAGGGTTGGAGTAGGAGGCTGAGCAAAGGAGTTATCGCACGCATTGCTTTTGTATGCTGTGTGACAAAGCACAAGCTGCTCAGGCTCTCTGTTTTTCTCATATGTCCAGTGGCAATATCTGGGCTGTGAAGGAGAGGCAGCAATAGGGGCAGGAGGACTGAGAGGTCCCATAGAGAATTTGACCCCTTTAGGATCTGGACCTCGGCTTAGATCCCAGACCCACCactgaccagctgtgtgaccttgagcactTCGCTGAACTTCTCTGAACATCAAGATCCTGTTCCGGAAACTCAGGGTGATAACAGTATTCTACTCCATAAAGttaattcaaaaactaaaataagagGAGACATAGGTGCCCTGCAGATGCATCCTTGAGTAATCACGCAAGCTaccaaggttcagttcagttcagtcgctcagtcatgtccgactctttgtgaccccattaaccaggcacaccaggcctccctgtccatcaccaactcccagagttcacccaaacctatgtctattgagtcggtgatgccatccaaccatctcatcctctgttgtccccttctcctcctgccctcaatctttcccaccatctggatatttttcaatgaatcagttcttcccatcacgtggccaaagtttggagtttcagcctcagcatcagtccttccaatgaatattcaggactgagttcctttaggatggactggttggatcgccttgcggtccaagggactctcaggagtcttctccaacaccacagttcaaaaccatcaactcttcagtgttCGGTTTTCCTTAGAGTCCagttctcacacccatacatgaccactggaaaaatcgtaACTTTGATAGATGGaccttttggcaaagtaatatctctggatttcaatatgctgtctagttggtcataactcttcttttaaggagtaagtgtcttttaatttcatggctgcaatcaccatctgcagtaattttagagcaccaaaatataaagtctgacactgtttccactgttttcccatctatttcccatgaagtgatgggaccggatgccaatattttggttttctgaatattgagctttaagccaactttttcactctcctctttcactttcatcaaga carries:
- the LOC128043576 gene encoding group IID secretory phospholipase A2-like codes for the protein MGLSLLCVLLVFAGVAPAEGDMLDLNKMVKQVTGKTPIFFYSSYGCYCGIGGQGQPRDATDWCCHEHDCCYGNLTHRNCDYRYDHYDYTFFRGNVQCSTKGSWCEQQLCACDKTLAFCLQRNLNTYKNHLRHLSGCEGEIPKCHTL